A segment of the Lineus longissimus chromosome 11, tnLinLong1.2, whole genome shotgun sequence genome:
ACCCAGTAAATACTGTCAAAGTTTCAGATTGGAGTATGGCTGTAGATGCGTCAGAAGTTCCACCGCAGGACAGATTGCAGCCAGTACCTGCGCCACGCTCAAGACAACCAACGAAGCCTGTGGTTGCTCCTGTCAAACTGACGGAAGATTTGAAAGCTGAAGACGGAAGTGAATCCAAAGTTCTAGTTGATACGCAAAAGGTTGAAGAACGGCTGCCTTTACCACAGCCTACAGAGAGCTCAGTGCCACCTCCACCAGGCCCTGGAGGAGCGCCACCACCACCCCCACTGTCCGGCCCTGGCTTCTTCTCAATGTTGATGCAGGGCTCCGGCAAGAAATTAAAGCAAACATCAAAGATAAAACTCCGTGCTTTCCATTGGAACAAAGTTCCGAAGAATTTGGTAACTAATGACTTGCAGAGTTTTTCTTCAAGCAGTCTAAAAGAAGTAGACCACAGTCTAAAAGAAGTAGACCGAAGTCTAAAAGAAGTAGACCACAGTCTAAAATAAGTAGACTCAAAGAAGTATACTTTTGAATGAGACGATATTCAGGACCACTTGCAAACGTGTCCTCATTTATTCTACTGAAGAAATCTATGTCATCAAATTCCTGGTTAACCCTTGAATCTTCTGTTTAAGCTTATTTGAAGCTCATTACCAAGCAGGTTATAATCATTTCCAATTTTGGCCGTTTCACAGTCCCAGGAGTAATCGCGTTTGGACGCTATAAATAGTTACACAGGTGATGTCCTTTTGTTTTAGTGTGGCAAATCAATGTGGAAGTCTGCAGATGACTTGACCGATAAACTCGATATCAAATTACTTGAGGATGTATTCACAGCTGGTGGAGATGTCCCACAAACGCCTACAGGTAACTCAGTGCAATATATCCTTTTCTATACAGACTTGcattatacaaatagtggatgttccttttaggatccgttacgacatttttttggatccgttattgcttttttggatccgatacgatgtgatgacttgaaatcacatgatgtgaatcgagttacgctattggccaagaacattggGTAGCATAATATTATGTTATGGCGAACATCGCAGCCAtattggttgtgacatcgtctGCAGCACCACTGCCGAAGATTTGAATGTGTATATAGGGATCTTTCCAACATGCCCATGCAAAGTGGTTTTCATAATTCTCCATTGTTTGTGAGATGAAGTCATCATCAGACATTCCATAAAGCTGTCTTTTTAGCTAAAACGCCAAAAAACACGCCGAAGACCCTTCTGGATCCGAAGAGATGTCAGAACCTGGATATTGTCCTGATGGGCCTCAAGATGTCTGTGAGTCAGCTCGAGTCCAAGTTGAACTTTATCAAGAAAAGTGAGGGTGCACTTCCCCTCGAGCAGATATGTATGCTCAGAAGGTAGGGAGTTGTTGTTTCTTAAAGGGAAACTATGGTAGTTTTGGTTCTTCTTAGTGTTACTGACTGGGTATGTAAAAATACAGAGTCCATTAGCATCCACACTATTGCATTTCTCTCAATTGCGGTGATGTTTTTGGGTCAGACTTAAGTGAACCCAAACACGCTCTTTTCAGCAAAGGTGCAACATGTTACTGGTTAGTCCTGTTCCATGCAGCAGTGTTCCATGTGTGATGGAACAATTTCACGTTCAGGATTTGTTGAAGATGATTAATCAATAAGGTTATATGTCCTTTGCGCTATTTCTATCTATCATCTTATAGAATTTGGTAACAATTCCTGTGTGTTAATGTCTTCAGATTGCAGCCGACAAGTGATGACATTCAGATGTATAAGAATTACAAAGGCAAGCGGGAGAGTCTCCAAACTGCCGATCAGTTCTTGATACAACTTGGCGAGATTCCTAATCTTAATCTCCGCCTCGACGCTCTGGTGGCCATTATGGAACTACCCGCTCAGTTTGATGAACTTGGACCTGTGAGTATTATTTCAGTCAAAGTTACAAATCCAATTTCATGGATATAACGAGATGCGATTTGGTTGCTTTAAACCATAACTGCTGAATTTCGAAACGAGGCTTAGTTGGTACAAGTGCATTAACACTGTAAAGTTTGGTTCATTTTtaatccaggtgttttagaataggaCCCTTTCCCTTCCAGACTGTCACCAACATGAACGAGGCATGTGGAGAACTAATCAGCTCGCAGAAGTTCCTAACCGTCCTCGAGTATGTCCTTGCTGTCGGTAACATACTCAATCAGAGCAGCAAGAAGGACGTGGCTGATGGATTCCAGCTGGCATCACTGACAAAGGTATGAacagtgtatagtacccccaggtatatggcacggcttaacccgccggccatgagggaattcctttatggcccagtggttggcgcgttggccccagagtggaagttaagcaacgttgaacgcggtcaacctttggatcggtgaccggcgcgtacaaaacatctggcagaccttcccacgcgatgcgagctctggatttgtagttcggtactgagacgcatgaagcgctaagtaggatcgcggacgatccatctctgtccgaaggggggaatgatgtatagtacccccaggtatatggcacggcttaacccgccggccatgagggaattcctttatggcccagtggttggcgcgttggccccagagtggaagttaagcaacgttgagcgcggtcaatatttggatcggtgaccggcgcgtacaatacaaacAGTGGAACACCAAGATAAATCAATGAGAAAGCAGACTTTTGAGATCAAAGGGTTAATCCTGCCACGTTTTCTTTTGCAGTTAGCCGACCTGAAGGGGAAGGATAGGAAGTTTAGCTTGCTCCAGTTCGTGATCGAGCAAATGGCTAAGCACAATGAAGGATTGCTGAAGTTTCACGAGGAGCTGTCGCATGTGGAGGCTTGTTGTGACATCTCCATCAAGGGTCTTAATGCCGAGATTGAAGGTAGGTATCCTTAGTTGATTTGCAATTGTGAGTTTACCGACCATAGTCTACCAGTTGGATAGGGAGGCTTCCTTTAAAACAAGATCCAACCAAAAAGGTTGTTACTTTCAAGCTTTAAGAAACCCGACAGCTCAATTAGCAGAGCAGTGGATCGGCAatctaaagatctgtggtttgaaTCCCAGTCGAGGCAgcttgatttttctgtactcTTCATTCTCAATGTTGAGTTTagagagattctgtggtgttaaTTATTCCATTCAGGCCAAACCGGTCTTCCATTGTATGATTACAAATTCACAACCAGAAAGCTCGGTTGAGACCGCTGTAATTATCTGCTTTCCAGTCATGCAGAGAGACTTGAACAAGATCGAGAAGAATGCCAAGATATTGAAGAAATCAAGAGGCTCGGTGACGGTCTATGATAACAAGTTCCAGCAAGATGTTCAGGTAATCATAGCTAATGGGCAACATCAAGGGGATATTCAGTGGAAGATACTCGACATGTACATATTGAACGTGTTTGAGTTTGGTCCGTCTTAGTACAGTTTTTAACATTGCCAACTGCGACTGTAGTCAAAGAAGGTCTTGTGTCACTGTAAGCTCCTTTATTATACAATACACATTATGTTAGGTTCCtaaggggcagcggtagcgcagtggaagagagtcggcctcatgatcaggaggtcgtgggtttgattcccagccgagtcactgcttggttcccctggtcgagttcaagtgagcgccttatggttgctccttgaaacccctgattgatttctgtggagaccggggtaataatatgatatccaaaagcgctttaacagttacgttactgaggagcgctatataaatgcgtgaTATTATTATATATCAATTGTTGTTAACTATTTCAGGACTATGTTGCTGAGTATGAAAGGAAGGTGAAGACTCTCAATGATACCTGCCTGAAGACACAGATAATGTACAAGAAAACACTGGTGAGTcgattaaaaaatatttggacgtCAACAAAACATCTGTATTTGGGAATTGGTATCACACAACAGTTTTGCACACACACACTGTTATCTTACTACAGGTAACATCTAACTAGCGACATGTCGAACTACCACACTATCTTTTTACCTCTCTTTTTAGGAATTCTTTGGCGAGAACCCAGAGAAAGACTCTGAAGAATTCTTCAGTTGTTTGGCGGAGTTCATTAAGAAATTTAAACAGCTTGTCACAGAGTATGAGAAGGCGAAGAACCCCGGTAACCCCAGGGGGGCACTTGCTTCAGCTATGATGAGGGGGGTACCGCATCATTCGATGATGAAAGAGAATAAGGTAAGTCAGGTTTGAAGAACGGATAGTGAGGATAACTGGTCCTGTCTGTACGTGCCTGTCTCTCTGATAACTTTTGCTTTGTCCACATGATAAGTCAAAATCTAGACAACTTAGACCTTTGGCTCTTGGTCAGAAGCATTGTCTTTTGAGGAGCTTGTTTATAAAGTGCTCACTCCGCTTAATTCTTATTAATCTAAGTCACCTCTGTCTgagtttgtttatttcagagtTTTGACATGGGTATgctgaacagtgccaacatagCCAAAGGAACTGGTAAGGACCACCCCACGATGGAAGGTTACCTGGAGAAGCTCAGCGGAGGGAAGCACTGGGGGGCAAAGTGGGACAAACGCTGGTTCGAAGTGTCCTCTACTGGTCATCTGCATTACTACAAGAAAAAGTTCGATAAGAACCTTGGTTCTGTGTATTTGCATCGGAGTCCGATCAAAATTGATGAGGAAGACGACACTGTTATATTTATTGATACGGAGGAACGAGACTTTAAGATTAAAGCAAAGTCGGCAGAGGAGGCCCAGGAATGGTTTAAGGTGCTCGGTTACTATGGGATCAAACAGTGAGTGCACCAGTTGGGATCACAACGTTAAAGGCCCATTTCCACTTCTGCAGAAAAAGCGGGAAACTTCATGGCCTTCACAGGCATTGGATTAATTACTATGCAAGTTATTAGCTTGGCATTtgtaactgaccacaaagcCTGTGAAGGCATCAAAACGGCAGTGGTATAAACCTGGTATCGTGGACTCGAACCTTGATTTGAAAGGGTACACCTTCATAATCACTGGTCGTCCAGGAAAACAGAAACGTAGTTATACGTGTGCACAATACCGGAGTGCAGGTATTTTGCACACGAActcgctgaaacttggtatttttcaatatttgtgtaTCTGTCTCCACAATGGCAAGGCTAAGATTTGTatttagtatacatgtacttgtgaaattttcaatgaaaatgttggGCGTAGGACTTTGAAACCCTGATGCATTATATGCTTTTTGGTTCATAGTTCACGTTTATTCCTCTATAATCCTTATTCAATGTTATAATGAAAGCTAGACCATATCATTTTGCTGTTGATAGTATAAGAAGTCATGCGATTATGTATTTTTGTTGACCATGTGATGGTGGGTCTGTGATGCCAGACCACGAGACCCCCCAATACTCTGAAAACGGCACACCTATCCTTTTAGCCCCTTATTGCATCAGATGTGAAAATAACTTGGGTACTATCAAGAATGCTATCCTGCCACATTCAGTTCACTTCCAGAATGAATTCGGTAATCAATTAGTCCTATGCCTATAGGACAACAAAGGGGTTAATGTGACAGGTCTGTACATGGATACAGATGATCGCCTAGCAATGTTCTTAAAAACATATCAAATCAGTATCAAGTATATATTGAGTTATATTCCAGACATTTTACTTCCTGCCAAGTTTATGTAGATTTTAGAATGTTTCTATTTGGAAACTTGATGAGATTTGGAAATATACATGTTAATTTCACCGTCCATATATCAAGTGAGTATTTCCTCAAGATTAGTTATTTCTGTATTTCTAATTTACTATTATGAAATTTTACACCAATGTCCAAATGCAATCTTTGCATGAACAAGTATTTTGGAGTTAGTTCCAGTCAAATTCCGAATTCGAAATCGCTGAAAGTGATAATAACTTTGGTGCTATCAAGAATGTCATA
Coding sequences within it:
- the LOC135495649 gene encoding uncharacterized protein LOC135495649 isoform X1 encodes the protein MAEGGKCIPQLTNDDQLWILNQVSSGKMTQDEALEEAAKRKQEGQANMPMPIPGKAKSPATHRTNTLKKSHHLSPSPSLTSMTFFGSSDSFSESPKEVNFISAPIIPIEVQQNPLGVLDARRGSTKSATSLTSEEEMHRITRQDSISKTGDMERLVIFEQVKSGRMTIEDALKFADDHGLVSSAKRENEAIADTTSALAEQKCYNFAVYKKGRFQSQIRRILQIDFRNKVISNIQKGNVIKKYDFAQVHDFDSKEGDVNLKIFFNDDSDLDMDADSPEEKNEIMRLLSVIIKLNTADARMEKDFTEALPQLQTIIKEGQLEKKGKGFISWVKRWVRVRHGEVSYYRPGEETALNIIQLAEGTTAVTKVEHNGFIIIGKIKQFAFRVPAEHRTPAEVKQDRDNWIKVILEANHGGKSMLAPLSPLLSPRILEHESEKPTLDIKFNLHQLCEELAAMKQQLKTLQVPEDVLGQADRVIQMAEMIEVAPIGERPNTGSGAPAEGPAAMDDKKLYAEINKRLSQHMSGTHYSRTDICSKHEFDEEGNRIAGSTVPRDEIDDEKDPGYDTVGPPDPVNTVKVSDWSMAVDASEVPPQDRLQPVPAPRSRQPTKPVVAPVKLTEDLKAEDGSESKVLVDTQKVEERLPLPQPTESSVPPPPGPGGAPPPPPLSGPGFFSMLMQGSGKKLKQTSKIKLRAFHWNKVPKNLCGKSMWKSADDLTDKLDIKLLEDVFTAGGDVPQTPTAKTPKNTPKTLLDPKRCQNLDIVLMGLKMSVSQLESKLNFIKKSEGALPLEQICMLRRLQPTSDDIQMYKNYKGKRESLQTADQFLIQLGEIPNLNLRLDALVAIMELPAQFDELGPTVTNMNEACGELISSQKFLTVLEYVLAVGNILNQSSKKDVADGFQLASLTKLADLKGKDRKFSLLQFVIEQMAKHNEGLLKFHEELSHVEACCDISIKGLNAEIEVMQRDLNKIEKNAKILKKSRGSVTVYDNKFQQDVQDYVAEYERKVKTLNDTCLKTQIMYKKTLEFFGENPEKDSEEFFSCLAEFIKKFKQLVTEYEKAKNPGNPRGALASAMMRGVPHHSMMKENKSFDMGMLNSANIAKGTGKDHPTMEGYLEKLSGGKHWGAKWDKRWFEVSSTGHLHYYKKKFDKNLGSVYLHRSPIKIDEEDDTVIFIDTEERDFKIKAKSAEEAQEWFKVLGYYGIKQ
- the LOC135495649 gene encoding uncharacterized protein LOC135495649 isoform X2; the encoded protein is MERTQRRQLNSMPKRVTPTSKLSARKQEGQANMPMPIPGKAKSPATHRTNTLKKSHHLSPSPSLTSMTFFGSSDSFSESPKEVNFISAPIIPIEVQQNPLGVLDARRGSTKSATSLTSEEEMHRITRQDSISKTGDMERLVIFEQVKSGRMTIEDALKFADDHGLVSSAKRENEAIADTTSALAEQKCYNFAVYKKGRFQSQIRRILQIDFRNKVISNIQKGNVIKKYDFAQVHDFDSKEGDVNLKIFFNDDSDLDMDADSPEEKNEIMRLLSVIIKLNTADARMEKDFTEALPQLQTIIKEGQLEKKGKGFISWVKRWVRVRHGEVSYYRPGEETALNIIQLAEGTTAVTKVEHNGFIIIGKIKQFAFRVPAEHRTPAEVKQDRDNWIKVILEANHGGKSMLAPLSPLLSPRILEHESEKPTLDIKFNLHQLCEELAAMKQQLKTLQVPEDVLGQADRVIQMAEMIEVAPIGERPNTGSGAPAEGPAAMDDKKLYAEINKRLSQHMSGTHYSRTDICSKHEFDEEGNRIAGSTVPRDEIDDEKDPGYDTVGPPDPVNTVKVSDWSMAVDASEVPPQDRLQPVPAPRSRQPTKPVVAPVKLTEDLKAEDGSESKVLVDTQKVEERLPLPQPTESSVPPPPGPGGAPPPPPLSGPGFFSMLMQGSGKKLKQTSKIKLRAFHWNKVPKNLCGKSMWKSADDLTDKLDIKLLEDVFTAGGDVPQTPTAKTPKNTPKTLLDPKRCQNLDIVLMGLKMSVSQLESKLNFIKKSEGALPLEQICMLRRLQPTSDDIQMYKNYKGKRESLQTADQFLIQLGEIPNLNLRLDALVAIMELPAQFDELGPTVTNMNEACGELISSQKFLTVLEYVLAVGNILNQSSKKDVADGFQLASLTKLADLKGKDRKFSLLQFVIEQMAKHNEGLLKFHEELSHVEACCDISIKGLNAEIEVMQRDLNKIEKNAKILKKSRGSVTVYDNKFQQDVQDYVAEYERKVKTLNDTCLKTQIMYKKTLEFFGENPEKDSEEFFSCLAEFIKKFKQLVTEYEKAKNPGNPRGALASAMMRGVPHHSMMKENKSFDMGMLNSANIAKGTGKDHPTMEGYLEKLSGGKHWGAKWDKRWFEVSSTGHLHYYKKKFDKNLGSVYLHRSPIKIDEEDDTVIFIDTEERDFKIKAKSAEEAQEWFKVLGYYGIKQ